From Solidesulfovibrio carbinoliphilus subsp. oakridgensis, the proteins below share one genomic window:
- a CDS encoding DUF362 domain-containing protein: protein MTRPDTPACPRFSRRQAVKLLAASGLVAAGAGLGCDTAVDGRPKTPVFVAKASDYGADLGGILRRGLAELGVTPGEVAGKRVLLKPNLVEPHAGAGHINTHPLVVRAAAEAFLALGAAGVVVAEGAGHRRDAWLVLEESGLADVLAEDRLAFRDLNTGPVHRVKNQGSWSRLGDLWLPDALGEADLVVSLAKMKTHHWAGATLSMKNLFGVMPGVVYGWPKNALHFAGIEPSILDINATVRPALAIVDGIVGMEGDGPIMGDPVPAGVLVMGRSAVAVDATCCRVMGIDPDRLGYLREAAGRLGPIAAGRLEQRGEDPAAVRRDFALLDYVPAQQGIRLAR from the coding sequence ATGACACGGCCTGACACACCGGCCTGCCCCCGGTTTTCCCGGCGGCAGGCCGTCAAGCTGCTGGCCGCCTCCGGCCTCGTGGCCGCCGGGGCGGGCCTTGGCTGCGACACCGCCGTCGACGGCCGGCCCAAGACCCCGGTCTTTGTGGCCAAGGCGTCCGACTACGGCGCGGACCTTGGCGGCATCCTGCGCCGGGGCCTGGCGGAGCTCGGCGTCACGCCCGGGGAGGTGGCCGGCAAGCGGGTGCTTTTAAAGCCCAATCTGGTCGAACCCCACGCCGGGGCCGGCCACATCAACACCCATCCGCTGGTGGTCCGGGCCGCGGCCGAAGCCTTTCTGGCCCTGGGCGCGGCCGGGGTGGTGGTGGCCGAGGGGGCCGGACACCGCCGCGACGCCTGGCTGGTGCTTGAGGAATCGGGCCTGGCCGACGTCCTGGCCGAGGACCGGCTCGCCTTCCGGGACCTCAACACCGGGCCCGTCCACCGGGTGAAAAACCAGGGCAGCTGGAGCAGGCTTGGCGACCTGTGGCTGCCGGACGCCCTCGGCGAGGCGGACCTGGTGGTGTCTTTGGCCAAGATGAAGACCCACCACTGGGCCGGGGCCACGCTGTCGATGAAAAACCTTTTCGGCGTCATGCCGGGCGTGGTCTACGGCTGGCCCAAAAACGCCCTGCACTTCGCGGGCATCGAGCCCTCGATCCTGGACATCAACGCCACGGTCCGTCCGGCCCTGGCCATTGTGGACGGCATCGTCGGCATGGAGGGCGACGGGCCCATCATGGGCGATCCGGTCCCGGCCGGGGTGCTGGTCATGGGCCGCTCGGCCGTGGCCGTGGACGCCACCTGTTGCCGGGTCATGGGCATCGACCCGGACCGCCTGGGCTACCTGCGCGAGGCGGCCGGCCGGCTCGGACCCATCGCCGCCGGCCGCCTCGAACAGCGGGGCGAGGACCCGGCCGCCGTGCGCCGCGATTTCGCCCTGCTCGATTACGTGCCGGCCCAGCAGGGGATCAGGCTGGCCCGGTAG
- a CDS encoding ChaN family lipoprotein, with the protein MPLFSRRAASRSRLAPLAFVTAVSLFAAAALLVAAFLAGRSCARGGDSLLDVHTGAWLPLGRVAEDLARCRLVAVGETHDDPAHHRLQLDVIRAVAATGARVSVGLEMFPAGEQALLDGYLLGRVDEEVLEKAFAAYWGHTFALYRDIFRTCRQAGIPLVGLNVPRGLTRKVAREGFAALTPEERGGLPLVACQVDRDYEAFLRRVAGDHAGGTDFRYFCEAQVVWDTAMAVFARDYLAAHPGRVLVVLCGTTHAWKRGMPYQVRRLAPDLPLRVILPEIPGRIEPATAGPGDCDYLAAVP; encoded by the coding sequence TTGCCCCTTTTTTCGCGCCGGGCCGCATCGAGGTCCCGGCTTGCGCCCCTGGCGTTCGTCACGGCGGTCTCCCTCTTTGCGGCCGCCGCCCTGCTCGTGGCGGCCTTCCTGGCCGGCCGGTCCTGCGCCCGGGGAGGGGACAGCCTGCTCGACGTCCACACCGGGGCCTGGCTGCCGCTTGGCCGGGTGGCCGAGGACCTGGCCCGCTGCCGGCTGGTGGCCGTGGGCGAGACCCACGACGATCCGGCCCACCACCGGCTGCAACTGGACGTGATCCGGGCCGTGGCCGCCACCGGGGCCCGGGTGTCGGTGGGCCTCGAGATGTTTCCGGCCGGGGAGCAGGCGCTTCTGGACGGGTATCTCCTCGGGCGGGTGGACGAGGAGGTCCTGGAAAAAGCCTTTGCGGCCTACTGGGGCCACACCTTTGCCCTTTACCGCGACATCTTCCGGACCTGCCGGCAGGCGGGCATCCCGCTCGTCGGCCTGAACGTCCCCCGGGGCCTGACCCGCAAGGTGGCCCGGGAGGGATTCGCCGCCCTGACCCCCGAGGAGCGGGGGGGGCTGCCCCTGGTGGCCTGCCAGGTGGACCGGGACTACGAGGCGTTTTTGCGGCGCGTGGCCGGCGACCATGCCGGAGGCACGGATTTTCGGTATTTCTGCGAGGCGCAGGTGGTCTGGGACACGGCCATGGCCGTCTTCGCCCGGGACTACCTCGCCGCCCACCCGGGCCGGGTCCTGGTCGTCCTTTGCGGCACGACCCACGCCTGGAAGCGGGGCATGCCCTATCAAGTGCGGCGCCTGGCCCCGGACCTGCCCCTGCGCGTCATCCTGCCGGAGATTCCGGGCCGCATCGAGCCGGCCACGGCGGGCCCTGGGGACTGCGATTATTTGGCCGCCGTTCCCTGA